The DNA segment CGGAACTTCGTTGCACTTTGAACGCACCGCACCGAGGAGTGGTCCCTACCCCATGCCCAAACGCTTCTCCGCCCTCCTTCTGACGATCGCCGCATTTGCCACGGCGGGCTGCAGCTCGCTCGAGATGCCCGGCTCGGCGCGCTACTTTTCGAATCAGCCCGGTGGGCTCCCGTTTTTCAAGGTCTCCTCCGGCCTCGGCGGACCGGCCCTGGCCGTCCAGAAGTCGGATGGCACGTGGTCGAAACCTCATGCCATGAAACCGATCGGCCCCGGCGAGCCTCCGCTCAGCACCACGCCCGGGCTCCCCGAACTCGTCGAGTCCGCTCACAAGGTCGACAACTTCGTCCTTCTCGAGTTCAAGGCCGACGCGAAGCTCCACGGCCAGCCCGTCCCGTCGCACTACTTCCTGCTGCCCGGCGGTTTTGCCTATCTGGTGCAGCCGAACGCCCGCTGAATTATCCGTCGATCGCCCCCGGCCCCTTCCCTCCGGATTGCTCCGCCGCCGAGTCGGCGAGGTCGCTGAGATGCAGGTCGATCGCCCGCACGGATTGCGCGATCTCCAGCAGGCAGAAGAGCAGCGAGCCGATCATGGAAACGAGGCTGATCGAGAAGATCACCAGCGCGACGGTCGACAGCCCGAGGAAGATGGCGACCATGCACACCGTGCAGAGCAGGAGGCCTGAAACGCCGAAAAACTGCATGTTCCGCACGAGCTTCATCCGCCACCGCAGGCTCTCGATCTGCGCGAGGTAGCCGCGGTGGCGATCCGGCCCCGATCGGTATTGCGTGTGCAGTTGGCGGATCACCGAGGCCAATGCGAGATGGCGATTCGTGTAAGCCAGCATCAGCAACGACAGCGCCGGAAAGAGCAACGCGGGCGTGGAGATTTCGAGTGTCATCGGCGCAGATCGGACGGTTCTCGGCAAATCTAGTCGGGCCCGCAGGCGGGGTCCACATCGCTTCCACGACGATTCAGCAATTTCGGTCGCAAGCTGCTTCCTACTGCCGGGGCGAAAAGTCGCTCGGATCGGTTGGCAGCTTCGGGGCCGGGGCTGGATCGACCGCTCGCGCCGGCGGCGGCAACTTTTCCCTCGTTTCGGCGGGCAGCCGTTGCGCGATCGTTTCCAGATTTTTGGCGATGCGTTCGTGAGCGCGGACGAATCGAATGACCATGACGACCGCGAAGGCAAGAACGCCCATCGCGAGGAGCAGCCAGAGAATGCCGAAGATCAGCGGCAGCAGAAAAATCGCGAATGGCGCGGAATCGATGGTGTTCATGGCTCGTGTCAGAATGTGCGGAAGCGGTCGGAAATCAATCGGGAAGCCCGGTATTTCACTGGCCCGCTCATCCCCGATGCGAAGCGAGATTTCTTACCACGCCTCCTGGCAAACTCCACCTGCGACTGAGCGGCGCTCAATCCCCCTCCCGGCCGGGTCGTTCGGTCGAGGGCGCAAAAGCGTCCGCCCGCTCGGGCTCGATCGGACGAATCTCGTAGGAGAGGCCGTAGTTCAGGCAGGGATTCTGCGCGGCCAGATCCGCGGCCTCCTCCAGGCTCGTCGCCTGGATGAACCAGAAACCGCCGATGACCTCCTTCGTCTCGATGAAGGGGCCGTCGGTGAGAACTCCCGTTCGCGTCACCAGTCGAGTCTCCGGCTTCAGCCGCTGCCCGGGACGCATTCGCCCCTCTGCGACGAGCCGTTCGAGCCATTCATAAAACTGATCGATGGCGATCTGGATATCCGCCGGAGCGGCGTCGGCGTCCCATTGACCACGGGAAATGACGAGGAATTCGGAACGGGATGCAGGATCACTCATGGTTCGAAAGTCACCGGATGAAGTTTGTTCAGAAAGTCGCGAATGCGGCCCCAGTCGCCCCGGGCGGTGGCCACAGCCACGTAGCCATCGGGCCGCACGAGCCACAGCCCGCCCGGGATAAAAGGCGGGCGAACCTTGTCGTTCACGAGAATCGCGTAGTCCTCCCGCACGCTCGTCGCGTCGGCATCTCCCGGGGCCACGTCCGCGAAGAGCACGAATCGCGGATCGTCCCCCGCTCCCACCGGGGATTCACCCGAGCGAATCGGTGCGCGCTGTCCCGCGCGCGGGCCGTCGTGAATCTCCGCGCCGTGGACGCTAAGCGGGCTGCCAGGATAACCGATCGAAAGTTCGCTCATCGCGTCCGCGAGCGCGTGCCGCACGGGTGACAGGCCGAAAACGAGCGAGGCGATCTGATTGCGGATCGCCTGCTTCAGGCCGCCCTTCAGCGTTGCCATCATCGTCACGCGCCCCGCCCCCTCGAGCACCTGCTCGCCCACCGCACTGCGCTCCGGACTGTAGCTCTCGAGCAGGCTCGAAGGCTCGGCTCGCCCGCGAATGACGAGCGCCAGCTTCCACGCGAGATTGAACGCGTCCTGCATGCCGGTGTTCATCCCCTGCCCGCCGGCGGGGCTGTGAATGTGGGCCGCGTCGCCGGCGAGAAACACGCGACCGGCGCGGTATTCGGCGACCTTGCGCTCGTTGATGCGAAAGGAGGCGAGCCACACGGGATCGCTCGCGACAAGGGTGCCGGGGCCCCGTTGATCGAGCACGGCCTGCACCTCTCCGAGCGCGGGATCCGGCCGCTTCCCACCCTCCTCGCACACGCCCACGTCGGCCACCACGCGAAAGCGGGTGCCGCCGATCGGAAAAATCGCGAGCACGCCCTCCGCGTGCCAGAGGATCCGAATTTCGCCCGGATCGGGCACTCCCTGCAGGTGCACATCCGCCAGGATCCAGTCGCTGCTGAGCGTGTTCCCGAGAAATTCCATGCCGAGCGTGTGTCGCACGGTGCTGTGCGCGCCGTCGCAGCCCACCAGCCACGCCGCCTCCACGATCTCTTCCCGACCATCCGCATGCCTCAGCGTCGCCCGCACGCCCTCGCGCGCATCGGAAAATTCCGCGAGCTCGACGGTGCGCTCCACGCGGACGCCCAGACGATTTGCCTGCTCTTCGAGCAGTCGCTCGGTCTCGGATTGCGGCAGCATGAGCGCGAAGGGATATGGCGAATCCACGTCATCAAACTCGACGTGCGCGATTTCGCGATTTCCGGCGGTCACTCGTGC comes from the Chthoniobacterales bacterium genome and includes:
- a CDS encoding FAD-dependent monooxygenase, which gives rise to MTTDVLVVGAGPVGLTMAMELARYGVTVRIVEKAAQRTDKSKALVIWSRTLELLDRTGCTPEFLAAGFRATSARVTAGNREIAHVEFDDVDSPYPFALMLPQSETERLLEEQANRLGVRVERTVELAEFSDAREGVRATLRHADGREEIVEAAWLVGCDGAHSTVRHTLGMEFLGNTLSSDWILADVHLQGVPDPGEIRILWHAEGVLAIFPIGGTRFRVVADVGVCEEGGKRPDPALGEVQAVLDQRGPGTLVASDPVWLASFRINERKVAEYRAGRVFLAGDAAHIHSPAGGQGMNTGMQDAFNLAWKLALVIRGRAEPSSLLESYSPERSAVGEQVLEGAGRVTMMATLKGGLKQAIRNQIASLVFGLSPVRHALADAMSELSIGYPGSPLSVHGAEIHDGPRAGQRAPIRSGESPVGAGDDPRFVLFADVAPGDADATSVREDYAILVNDKVRPPFIPGGLWLVRPDGYVAVATARGDWGRIRDFLNKLHPVTFEP
- a CDS encoding YciI family protein, which gives rise to MSDPASRSEFLVISRGQWDADAAPADIQIAIDQFYEWLERLVAEGRMRPGQRLKPETRLVTRTGVLTDGPFIETKEVIGGFWFIQATSLEEAADLAAQNPCLNYGLSYEIRPIEPERADAFAPSTERPGREGD
- a CDS encoding DUF2721 domain-containing protein; the encoded protein is MTLEISTPALLFPALSLLMLAYTNRHLALASVIRQLHTQYRSGPDRHRGYLAQIESLRWRMKLVRNMQFFGVSGLLLCTVCMVAIFLGLSTVALVIFSISLVSMIGSLLFCLLEIAQSVRAIDLHLSDLADSAAEQSGGKGPGAIDG